In Blattabacterium cuenoti, the genomic window ATGAAATAGCAATAAAAATTTTAAATATATTGGAAAAAGAAGGGATACGAGTAAAATATGATAATAGAGTTATGTTAACTCCTGGATGGAAATTTCATGAATACGAAATGAAAGGAATACCCATACGGATCAGTATCGGAAAAAATGAAATACAAAATGGAAAAGTAGAAATTTTCAGAAGAGACACCTATGAAAAAACATTTATCCCTTGGATAAGTTTAAAAAATTCAATACCAAAATTATTAGATGAAATCCAAAAAAATATTTATAAAAAAGCTTTTAATAGAACTCAAAAATTAATCATTAAATCAGATGAATACAATGATTTTAAAAACAAAATAAATCATTCAGGAGGGTTCATTATGGCTCATTGGGATGGAACAAAAAATACAAGCAAAAAAATTCAAGAAGAAACAGAAGCAAGCATACGTTGTATTCCTATGTCTTATGAAAAGGAAAAAGGAAAATGCATTTATTCTGGTAATCCTTCTTCCCAAAGGGTTGTTTTTTCTAAATCTTATTGAAGATATTTTAGTTTTCCTTTAAAACTATTTAAAGATGAATAATTCTTCTTTTTTAAAAGAAAAATTAATTCTTTTTTCAATCTTTCAAATACTGAAATTCCTTCTTTCATAAATTGTGTCCCAATTTGAACAGCAGAGGCTCCACATAATATATGTTCAAAAATATCTTTTCCAGAAGAAATACCCCCACATCCTATGATAGCTATGTCTTTACGAAGATAAGTATAAAATTTATGAATATTTGCCAATGCAAATGGCTTGATAATTGATCCACCTATCCCTCCAAATCCTTTTTTAGGACGTATTACTACTGATTCTTTATTTATATCAATAAATAATCCATTAGGTAAACTATTAATACAAGTAACAAAAAAAATAGGGAATTGATTTAAAATCAAAGCTATATTCTTAATGTGAGCCTCATGAAAATAAGGAGGCAGTTTAATTCCTAAAGGTTTTTTATTAAATTTAAATATGTTTTCTATGAAATTGGAAATTCCATAAAAATCATAACCTAACATTTTTTCTTTTTCAAGAATATTTGGACAAGATAGGTTTAATTCTATAGCTGTAATTTTTGAATATTGATTTGCTTTTTGAACAAGAGAATAATTTTCTTCTATAGATAATCCAGAAATAGAAAGAAAAATAGGTTTATTTATTTTTTTTTTTTCTATAAAATTTATATAAAAATCTATCCCAAGATTAGGTAATCCCATAGAATTTATACTTCCTATATTCCATTCGAAATATCTAGGTAAAATATTTCCTTCCCTAGGTTTATAGGTACAACTTTTTGTAACAATTCCACCAGAAGAACTATTTAATAAATTGGATAGATCCTGATCTGTAGAACAAAGAACTCCTGAAGCGTTCATAATGCATAATGGAAGTTTGATTCCATTTATACTAGCAGAAATATCTATTTTTTTCATAATCATATCAATTGTAAGAATATCCAAGTATAAAATTTTTAACTTTACCAAAACAGCTTTTTTTTTATGGAAGAAAAAGAACAATTCTTTTTAGAAATTTACAAATTAGGAATCATTAAATTTGGAAATTTTACACTGAAAAGTGGAATGAATTCCCCTATATATATAGACTTTAGACCGATAGCTTCTAGACCGGATTTATTAATAAAATTATCAGATTTACTCATAAATGAAGTTTCATCTTATAATTTTGAACTAATTTGTGGAGTTCCATATGCAGCTTTACCTATAGCTACAACTTTATCATTGAGATCAAAAATTCCACTAATTATTAAAAGAAAAGAAAATAAAGGATATGGAACAGAACGAATGATTGAAGGAATATATAAAACAGGACAAAATTGTCTGATTATAGAAGATGTTGTCACAAGTGGAGATAGTTTATTAAAAACTGTCATTGACCTTGAAAAAGAAGGATTAATAATCAAAAACATTATGTCTATTCTTGATAGAGAACAAGGAGGAATAGATAATATAAAAAAAAGAGGATATAATATCCGAACTTTATTTCGAATAGGAGAAGTTTTTAAAATATTAAAAAAAGAACATTTTTTAAAAAAACAAGAAATACATATTATTCAGTTTTTTTTAAGAAAAAAAAATATAAAAAATATTCAAAATAAACGTATTTCTTATGAAGAAAAAAAAGAAAAAATTTCTCATCCTATAGGAAAAAAACTTATTGATATTACATTGAAAAAAAAAACAAATTTAATAGTTTCTGCTGACTTAATATATACTCAAAATATTTTAAAATTAGTCAATTTAATTGGAGATTTAATTTGTGGATTAAAGCTTCATGTAGACATTATAAATGATTTTTCATATTCATTTATAAATTATCTTAAAAATATTTCTATAGAAAAAAAATTTTTATTATTCGAAGACAGAAAATTATGTGATGTTGGTTCTACTAATTATCTTCAGTTGCATTATGGTATTCATAAAATTTCTTCTTGGGCAGATATCATAACGGCACATGTATTTGCTGGGAGTATGAGTATACAAAACTTGAATATTCCTTCTAATATGGGATTAATAACAATATCTGAAATGTCTTCTTATGGAAGACTATCTGATGATAATTATATAAGAAAAGTATTAAATATATCTATAAAAAATCCAACAGTAATTGGTACAGTAGCACAAAGAAAAGTAGACGATAGATTATTACTATTTACTCCTGGTATTCATTTTAGAAAAATGAATAATGGAAATAGCTATATTCATCCTGTTCAAGCATTTGAAAAAAATGGAAGCGATTTTATTATTGTAGGAAAAGCTATTTCCCAATCTTGGGATCCAAAAATAGAAGCTGAAAAATATAGAAATGCAGGATGGAAAGCTTATGAAAATGGACTTTGAATTACCTCATTTTATTCACATAAAATGAGTTTTTTTTTAAAAAAATTAATGATACTGATTATATTTTATTTAATTTGTAAAAAAAAATATATAATCATATTTAAAAATAAAAATTGTTTCAATCATAACGAGGTAAAAAATTATTTTGAATAAATTTTGAATATGGAATGGATAAATTCATTAATTAGTTGTTTTATGATACTTTTTAGCATTATAGACATATTAGGGAATGCGCCCATTATTATGGGATTTAAATCAAAGGGGAACATTATAGATACTAAAAAAGTTATAATCACTTCTCTCGTAATATTTTTATCTTTCCTTTTTTTAGGACAACCTATGCTTCAAATCATTGGAATTGATGTTCATTCTTTTTCTGTAGCTGGATCTGTAGTGTTGTTTTTAATTGGTTTAGAAATGATACTAGGGATAGATCTTCACAAGGTAACGGAAAATGCTCAAACATCTATAGTTCCAATTGCATTTCCACTTATAGCAGGACCCGGATCTTTAACTACTTTAATTTCATTAAGAGCAACTTATGACGTAAATGTTATTCTTTTATCTCTTATATTAAATATGATAGTTGTCTATTTTGTAATAGATAGATGTGATTTTATAGCCGAAAAAATAGGAAATAACGGTTTGGATATTCTAAAAAAAATATTTGGAATTGTTTTATTAGCTTTTGCAGTTAAAATTTTTGGGGCCAATGCTGGTCAATTGTTTCAACAATGACTTTTTTTTATTGAAAATGCTTATAATAGATTCATTTACATCTTTAAATTTAGGTAAATAAAAGGCTTTATAAATCAAAATTATATAATAATTTTGATTTATAATATATTTATCCAAAATCGATTTATTCAAAATAAAAGAAGCTTTTAATAAACGTTTTATTCTATTTCTGTGAACTGATTTTTTAAAATTTTTTTTTTTTACTAGAGTTCCAACTAATTTTAGTGATAATTTTTTTTCATAATTCGTTTTAAAAAAAACAGATAAAACAGGATACACTAGCGAATAGTCTCCATTTTTTATTATTTTTTCAAAAATTTTTTTTTTTTTAAATTGCATTTTCAATTAAAAAATTTATTCACACATAAACTCTTCTAACTTAGAAACCATTCCTATAGGACCACAAACAAATGGAGTTCTTTGATGTAATTTAGTAGGCTTTATATCTAGAATACGTTCTGCTCCATTAGAAGCTCTTCCCCCAGCTTGTTCGGTTAAAAAAGCCATAGGATTACATTCATAAAGTAATCTCAATTTACCTTCTGGATAAGAAGCTGTTTTGGGATAAATATAGATTCCTCCTTGTATTATATTTCTATGAAAATCACCTACTAAAGATCCAATATATCTGGCTGTATATGGACGATTATCTTTTTTTTCTTGACAATATCTAATAAATCTTCGAATTCCATTAGAAAATTTAGCATAATTTCCTTCATTAATAGAATAAATTTTTTCCGTTTTAGGAAAACAAAGATTAGAATGAGATAAATAAAATGTTCCAACTGAAGGATCTAAAGTAAATCCATGCACTCCATTTCCGGTACTATATACCAATATAGTAGAAGATCCATAAATAATATATCCTGCAAGAATTTGTTGATTTCCCTTCTGCAAAAAATCTTCTATTGTCAAATTCATTTGAATAGGAGATTTTCTTATATAAACAGAAAATATAGTTCCAATAGATACATTCACATCTATATTAGAAGAACCGTCAAGTGGATCTATTAAAACAATATATTGATTTTGATAAAAATTTTCTTGCTTTCCCTTTATTATTATAAAATCTTTACTTTCTTCAGAAGCTATTCCACAAACAACATTTCTACTTTTAAAAGATTCTATGAAAGCTCTATGAGCAAAATTATCCAATTTTTGTTGATTCTCTCCTTGAATATTAGTAAATCCAGAACTTCCTATAATTTCTTCTGTTATCCCTGCTTTATTTACTTCTTTATGAATAGCTTTAGAAGCTAATTTTATAGAACTAAATAATCGCAGTAATGCTTCGGTTGAATATGAAAAACAATCCTTATTTTCTATAATAAACTCCCCTAATGTATACATGTATCTATCATATAAATACTTTTTTTTTACGTAAAGATCAGATTTTTTTTAAAAAATTTTGTAATCAT contains:
- a CDS encoding MarC family protein; translation: MEWINSLISCFMILFSIIDILGNAPIIMGFKSKGNIIDTKKVIITSLVIFLSFLFLGQPMLQIIGIDVHSFSVAGSVVLFLIGLEMILGIDLHKVTENAQTSIVPIAFPLIAGPGSLTTLISLRATYDVNVILLSLILNMIVVYFVIDRCDFIAEKIGNNGLDILKKIFGIVLLAFAVKIFGANAGQLFQQ
- the pyrF gene encoding orotidine-5'-phosphate decarboxylase; its protein translation is MEEKEQFFLEIYKLGIIKFGNFTLKSGMNSPIYIDFRPIASRPDLLIKLSDLLINEVSSYNFELICGVPYAALPIATTLSLRSKIPLIIKRKENKGYGTERMIEGIYKTGQNCLIIEDVVTSGDSLLKTVIDLEKEGLIIKNIMSILDREQGGIDNIKKRGYNIRTLFRIGEVFKILKKEHFLKKQEIHIIQFFLRKKNIKNIQNKRISYEEKKEKISHPIGKKLIDITLKKKTNLIVSADLIYTQNILKLVNLIGDLICGLKLHVDIINDFSYSFINYLKNISIEKKFLLFEDRKLCDVGSTNYLQLHYGIHKISSWADIITAHVFAGSMSIQNLNIPSNMGLITISEMSSYGRLSDDNYIRKVLNISIKNPTVIGTVAQRKVDDRLLLFTPGIHFRKMNNGNSYIHPVQAFEKNGSDFIIVGKAISQSWDPKIEAEKYRNAGWKAYENGL
- the fbp gene encoding class 1 fructose-bisphosphatase, which translates into the protein MYTLGEFIIENKDCFSYSTEALLRLFSSIKLASKAIHKEVNKAGITEEIIGSSGFTNIQGENQQKLDNFAHRAFIESFKSRNVVCGIASEESKDFIIIKGKQENFYQNQYIVLIDPLDGSSNIDVNVSIGTIFSVYIRKSPIQMNLTIEDFLQKGNQQILAGYIIYGSSTILVYSTGNGVHGFTLDPSVGTFYLSHSNLCFPKTEKIYSINEGNYAKFSNGIRRFIRYCQEKKDNRPYTARYIGSLVGDFHRNIIQGGIYIYPKTASYPEGKLRLLYECNPMAFLTEQAGGRASNGAERILDIKPTKLHQRTPFVCGPIGMVSKLEEFMCE
- a CDS encoding dihydroorotate oxidase, with product MIMKKIDISASINGIKLPLCIMNASGVLCSTDQDLSNLLNSSSGGIVTKSCTYKPREGNILPRYFEWNIGSINSMGLPNLGIDFYINFIEKKKINKPIFLSISGLSIEENYSLVQKANQYSKITAIELNLSCPNILEKEKMLGYDFYGISNFIENIFKFNKKPLGIKLPPYFHEAHIKNIALILNQFPIFFVTCINSLPNGLFIDINKESVVIRPKKGFGGIGGSIIKPFALANIHKFYTYLRKDIAIIGCGGISSGKDIFEHILCGASAVQIGTQFMKEGISVFERLKKELIFLLKKKNYSSLNSFKGKLKYLQ
- a CDS encoding ribonuclease P protein component; translated protein: MQFKKKKIFEKIIKNGDYSLVYPVLSVFFKTNYEKKLSLKLVGTLVKKKNFKKSVHRNRIKRLLKASFILNKSILDKYIINQNYYIILIYKAFYLPKFKDVNESIISIFNKKKSLLKQLTSIGPKNFNCKS